The stretch of DNA ATGGGCAGCTACCAATCGATTTCACCGCCTGTCGTGCCTATCTGGAGAAGATCAACAAGGACTCCGATATCAAGATTACGGTAACACATCTCGTTGCCAAGGCGGTGGCGCTTGCCCTGCGCAGTTTTCCGGATTTAAACGGGATCATCCGATGGAGAAGGATTTATATCCGAAAGACCGTCGATATCAGTCTGCAGGTCGCTATTGAACAGAAAGGGAGGGCAGAGAAACCGGATCTTTCAGCCGCCAAGGTGGAGAATTGTGATGAAAAGAGCCTCCAGCAGATCGCACGGGAGCTTAAGAAGAAGAGTGAGAGCATCCGTACGGGGAACGATCCCCAATTTCGCTCGACCTTGAGGATGCTTGATCTGCTCCCACCGCTCCTCCTTACCTGGGCCGTCAAGCTCATGGTCTTTTTGACCTTTGATCTGGGGCTCGCCTTTCCGCGTCTTGGACTTCCACGCGATCCATTCGGTTCGGCGATGGTGACAAGCGTCGGGATGCTCCGGGTTCCGTCCGGTTTTGCGCCTCTCGTTCCGTTATCTCGTGTTCCGATCATTGTCTGTGCCGGTGAGGTGAAGGATCAACCGTGGGTTATAGAGGGTCAGCTCGTCGTTCGTCCCGTGCTTGATCTGAGCTTCACCTTCGATCATCGCTTTATTGATGGACTGACCGGTTCGCGAATGGCCAATTATCTTCGAGGAATCATCGAGAACCCCGACAAGTTTTTTTAACGATTTAAGATCGCCGTAGAAATCATGAGAGCAAGTCCGGCGACCATCCCGATACCACCCGTCCATCGCAGTGCAGAGATCGGAAAGAGGTGTGGCCTTCCGCGGACGAAAAAAATGCGGTAATGGACTCGAATCGCACAGCCCAGTAGAGTCAGAATTCCTGAGAGGCAGAACAGGGCGATACCGGTTTTCGAAAACGG from Deltaproteobacteria bacterium encodes:
- a CDS encoding 2-oxo acid dehydrogenase subunit E2, giving the protein MGLKNFERLKNLSSWRKLSIATWRAPNDPTVYGQLPIDFTACRAYLEKINKDSDIKITVTHLVAKAVALALRSFPDLNGIIRWRRIYIRKTVDISLQVAIEQKGRAEKPDLSAAKVENCDEKSLQQIARELKKKSESIRTGNDPQFRSTLRMLDLLPPLLLTWAVKLMVFLTFDLGLAFPRLGLPRDPFGSAMVTSVGMLRVPSGFAPLVPLSRVPIIVCAGEVKDQPWVIEGQLVVRPVLDLSFTFDHRFIDGLTGSRMANYLRGIIENPDKFF